GGCCTCGACGTCATCTTCTCCGAATCCGAGCGCGCCGCGCGCATCGTCCGCAACCTGCTGACGTTCGCGCGCAAGCGCCATACGACGCGGGCGATGGTGGACATCAACCACATCGTCGAGGAGACGATGGCACTCCGGGCGTACGAGCAGCGCGTCACCAACATCACCGTCATCTCGGCGCTCTCGGCCGGCCTGCCGCAGGTGTTCGCGGACCCGCATCAACTCCAGCAGGTGCTGCTCAACCTCGTCATCAACGCCGAGCAGGCGATGCTCTCCGCGCAGGGCCACGGCACGCTGGTCGTCCGCACCTGGCACAACGCGGCGAACGACACGGTCGTCCTCGAGGTGAACGACGATGGGCCGGGAATACCGGAGGAGGCGAGGACGAAGATCTTCGACCCGTTCTTCACGACGAAGGAAGTCGGCAAGGGAACGGGCCTTGGGCTGACGGTGGCGTACGCGATCGTGCAGGAGCACGGCGGGCGGATCTACGTGCAGGCGCCCGAGCAGGGCGTCGGCACCTCGTTCTTCGTCGAGTTGCCGACCGGCGACGCCGGCGCCGTCCGACCGCCACAGCCTCCACCGGAGGTGATGGCGCAGGATCTTCCGCGCGGCGCGTCCGTGCTGCTCGTGGAAGACGAGCCCGCGCTGGCGCAGGCGGTCGGCGACGGCCTGGCCGACGCCGGCTTCGTGGTCGATCGTGCGGGCGACGGCGAGGAGGCGCTCGCCTGCGTGAACACGCGCACCTACGATCTGATCGTCTGCGACCTGAAGATGCCTCGCGTCGATGGCATGGAGTTCTACCGCCTGATCGCCGCCGAGAAGCCGCTCCTCGCCCGCCGTGTCATCTTCGTCACCGGAGACGTCGTCGGCACCGAGGCCGAGCGTTTCCTCGAGGTGACCGGCTGCCGCTGGCTCGCCAAGCCGTTCCGCCTCGGCGATCTACTCCGGACGGCCCGGGAACTGCTCGATTCTGCCTAGTGTGACGCGCTGGTTGACGCGTTCCCGCCTTCCCGCCTTTGTCCGGTACAAAGAACCGCCGCCACGGTTTCCCGTGGCGGCGAAATGAGGAGGTGGAGGATTGGGCTCGGCCGGCTTGTGGTCCTAACGCGCGACGGCGGCCGGGAAGTCCTCGGCAACGCGGCGCGCGATCTTCTTCCGCGGGCTCGGCAGGCTCGCAGCCTTCGGGCGGACCGTGCGCGCGACGGCGGCATACGGGAGCACCGTCGCGGGACGGCACGACGGCAGCGCGGCCTTCGCCATGACCGGACGCTGGAACGGCAGCACCGGACGGCTCGGCGTGCGCAGCGTGAGCGCCGTGAGAGCCGGCGGCATCGAGACGCTGACGCCCATCGCCCGACGCGCGGCCACGGAGGAAGGCTCGAGCGCGGCGCGCAGGCGCTGGATGGCTCGCGCGTGCAACTGCGACACGCGCGACTCGTTCACGCCCAGCTCATTTCCAATCTGCTTCATCGTCGCTTCGTGGAAGTAATAGAGACCGATCAGCTTGCGCTCGCGCTCTGGAAGCGTCGCCATCGCGTCGCGGATGCGCTCCCTTACTTCGGTGCGCTCGTAGGCCGTGTCCGGGGAATCGGGCTCCGACGGCACCAGGGCCGCCGGCAGCGAGGTCTCGTCCGTGTGGTCGCCCGACGACAGCGGCGACGTGGACTCGATCGTGTTGATGCGG
This sequence is a window from Vicinamibacterales bacterium. Protein-coding genes within it:
- a CDS encoding ATP-binding protein, coding for MPLSRHEIFERLFDRIQVGACVAVLSDLGDHTLAANIQLKLIYGYAVETDETQILPFDSERFIDPMARPALLERLARDGAVTDFLVRIRRADLTPIWVEITAHAETYPDGTARLEALVRDVSDRKKLDDQTRDLYHQLLQAEKLASLGQTISGIAHELNNPLATILTWAERLSHRQVDDHTRRGLDVIFSESERAARIVRNLLTFARKRHTTRAMVDINHIVEETMALRAYEQRVTNITVISALSAGLPQVFADPHQLQQVLLNLVINAEQAMLSAQGHGTLVVRTWHNAANDTVVLEVNDDGPGIPEEARTKIFDPFFTTKEVGKGTGLGLTVAYAIVQEHGGRIYVQAPEQGVGTSFFVELPTGDAGAVRPPQPPPEVMAQDLPRGASVLLVEDEPALAQAVGDGLADAGFVVDRAGDGEEALACVNTRTYDLIVCDLKMPRVDGMEFYRLIAAEKPLLARRVIFVTGDVVGTEAERFLEVTGCRWLAKPFRLGDLLRTARELLDSA
- a CDS encoding FliA/WhiG family RNA polymerase sigma factor; its protein translation is MQVLPIPANESRRVVAGLPFVEALARRLAASMPHSIDMGDLVQDGVLGLIDAAHRFDEDRGIKFETFAERRVRGAMIDALRREAWPRGVRRVRRELEAARETLRKELGHEPSLADLAAKVGSDEKRLGRTILRINTIESTSPLSSGDHTDETSLPAALVPSEPDSPDTAYERTEVRERIRDAMATLPERERKLIGLYYFHEATMKQIGNELGVNESRVSQLHARAIQRLRAALEPSSVAARRAMGVSVSMPPALTALTLRTPSRPVLPFQRPVMAKAALPSCRPATVLPYAAVARTVRPKAASLPSPRKKIARRVAEDFPAAVAR